One segment of Desulfosudis oleivorans Hxd3 DNA contains the following:
- the smc gene encoding chromosome segregation protein SMC, producing the protein MRLKRLEINGFKSFPEKATISFPPGIFSIVGPNGCGKSNIIDALKWVMGEQSAMQLRGKSMDDVIFAGSNEKAPVNMAEVSLVLANDNGSAPEELRHLTEIMITRRLYRSGEREYLLNKQPCRLKDIYNIFLGSGMGARSYSIIQQGNIGAITDASPEERRMFIEEAAGVTRYKTRKEEALRKLRATDNDLLRIKDIMVEVQRNMNSLDRQAKKALRHKEYQARKKELDMLVSLIHHNALTDKITETDALLASLKDLDNEHASRIGSLDAAIETVKLERDAKSREISGQKERKFELQRKIDKTENELTHLRTERQRLEEEAAGFEAEKVSLNEKQAVVETEIAEADVSYRRITEENQTVREQLARQQEELQEIKTTREETGRQLESAKASLMRFTAEEARYHSSCQNVAENKEALKKRRAEIGNEKTTAARNATRLRNQAEQIRNEMAGSTDTIEQMEERIRVVSGKLDDRQKALTETIRRVHTLDMERNRIKSRHSAIKKMDDNFEWYKDGVQALMRNAAGRAAEDGILGIAADMVRPQPGYETATEAVLGEALQYICVETHDQGARLVESLRTDQAGRSGFIPLSVLNQEIDISAITGNGHADRLVDHLAVETGYEKMVHALIGNVLLAPDLETATALWHSSNGSGRRPVVTLDGDLITDRGILVGGSKDQLSGILAKKQEIKDLESAMADMDRQIDQAKKEQAALEAVVREIEEDLQKIKNDRNQARAGHLELEKSLYRVSEELKHADHRLEILEVEQQQLEGEESEMDDEIVAYSRSLQDARQAITDTEERIAGLNHELATVSETYESLSQASMELRLKYTASHAELENTAKTLDRLKRFQTEGAARLEQITIDIRVKREKATAICNDIEKQEALLREHYVVLKGLEEALAENEAAYENIAAKIVESDRRFAEIRSQRDENAEKIRYLEMEQTDRRLQREHLERRIEERYGTAFEAAAGQYIPLLAELDKSAEEMEAELTTLREKIARLGDVNMSAIEEFDQQKERLDFLTQQHDDLVTAIEDLHKVINKINRVSQERFLETFNSINQKMAEVFPRLFEGGTGELVLTDPSKPLETGVEMMVHPPGKKLTRLSLLSGGEKALSAIAFIFSIFLLKPTSFCLMDEIDAPLDEANIYRFNELLKIIGEKSQIIMITHNKKTMEFADSLLGVTMEKKGISKIVSVDLTRETTPQQAPESAHLN; encoded by the coding sequence ATGCGTCTCAAAAGACTCGAAATCAACGGTTTTAAGTCGTTCCCGGAAAAGGCCACCATCAGCTTTCCACCGGGCATCTTCTCCATTGTCGGCCCCAACGGCTGCGGCAAAAGCAATATCATCGACGCCCTCAAATGGGTCATGGGTGAACAGAGCGCCATGCAGCTTCGGGGCAAATCCATGGATGACGTGATCTTTGCCGGTTCCAATGAAAAGGCCCCGGTCAATATGGCCGAGGTCTCGCTGGTGCTGGCCAATGACAATGGCTCGGCCCCGGAGGAGCTCCGCCACCTCACCGAAATCATGATCACCCGCCGGCTCTACCGGTCCGGTGAGCGAGAATATTTATTAAACAAGCAGCCCTGCCGGCTCAAGGATATCTACAATATTTTCCTTGGCAGCGGCATGGGTGCCCGCTCCTACTCCATCATTCAGCAGGGCAATATCGGGGCCATTACCGATGCCAGCCCGGAAGAGCGGCGCATGTTTATCGAAGAGGCCGCCGGCGTCACCCGATACAAAACACGAAAAGAAGAGGCCCTTCGCAAACTTCGGGCCACGGACAACGACCTGCTGCGCATCAAGGACATCATGGTCGAGGTGCAGCGCAATATGAACAGCCTGGACCGCCAGGCCAAAAAGGCGTTGCGCCACAAGGAGTACCAGGCCCGCAAAAAAGAACTGGATATGCTGGTCTCCCTGATCCACCACAACGCCCTGACCGATAAAATCACGGAGACCGACGCCCTGCTCGCCTCCCTCAAGGACCTGGACAACGAACACGCATCCCGCATCGGCAGCCTGGACGCCGCCATTGAAACCGTTAAACTGGAACGGGACGCCAAGTCCCGCGAGATATCGGGCCAGAAAGAGCGCAAATTCGAGCTTCAGCGCAAGATCGACAAGACGGAAAATGAACTGACTCACCTGCGCACCGAGCGGCAGCGGCTGGAGGAAGAGGCCGCCGGTTTTGAGGCGGAAAAGGTCAGCCTGAATGAAAAACAGGCCGTTGTTGAGACCGAGATCGCTGAGGCTGACGTCTCCTACCGGCGCATCACCGAAGAGAACCAGACGGTACGTGAGCAGCTGGCCCGGCAGCAGGAAGAGCTGCAGGAGATTAAAACCACCCGTGAAGAGACCGGCCGGCAGCTGGAAAGCGCCAAGGCCAGCCTGATGCGGTTTACCGCCGAGGAGGCCAGGTACCACAGTTCCTGTCAGAACGTGGCGGAAAACAAGGAGGCATTAAAAAAACGCCGGGCTGAAATCGGTAACGAGAAAACCACGGCCGCACGCAACGCCACCCGCCTTCGGAACCAGGCCGAGCAGATCAGAAACGAAATGGCCGGGTCAACCGACACCATCGAACAGATGGAGGAACGGATTCGGGTGGTCTCCGGAAAACTGGATGACCGGCAGAAGGCCCTTACCGAAACCATTCGGCGGGTCCACACCCTGGACATGGAACGGAACAGGATCAAATCCCGCCATTCGGCCATCAAGAAGATGGACGATAATTTTGAATGGTACAAGGACGGGGTCCAGGCACTGATGCGCAACGCGGCGGGCCGGGCTGCCGAGGACGGCATTCTGGGCATTGCGGCGGATATGGTCCGGCCCCAGCCGGGATATGAAACCGCCACCGAAGCGGTGCTGGGTGAAGCCCTTCAATATATATGTGTAGAGACCCACGACCAGGGGGCCCGGCTGGTCGAATCCCTGCGAACAGACCAGGCCGGCAGAAGCGGGTTTATTCCCCTTTCCGTTTTAAACCAGGAGATCGATATCAGCGCCATTACTGGTAACGGGCATGCCGACCGGCTGGTGGACCACCTGGCCGTGGAAACCGGGTATGAAAAAATGGTCCACGCCCTGATCGGTAATGTGCTGCTGGCTCCGGACCTGGAGACCGCAACAGCCCTGTGGCACAGCAGCAACGGGTCCGGCAGGCGGCCGGTGGTTACCCTGGACGGCGACCTGATCACCGACCGGGGCATTCTGGTGGGCGGCAGTAAGGACCAACTGTCCGGTATCCTGGCCAAGAAGCAGGAGATAAAAGACCTGGAATCCGCCATGGCGGACATGGACCGGCAAATAGACCAGGCAAAAAAAGAGCAGGCCGCTCTTGAGGCGGTGGTCCGGGAGATTGAAGAGGACCTGCAGAAAATCAAGAACGACCGGAACCAGGCCCGGGCCGGCCACCTGGAACTTGAAAAGTCGCTTTACCGCGTTTCAGAAGAGCTGAAGCATGCCGACCATCGCCTGGAAATTCTTGAGGTGGAGCAGCAGCAACTGGAAGGCGAAGAGAGCGAGATGGACGACGAGATCGTTGCTTACAGCCGTTCCCTTCAGGACGCAAGACAGGCGATTACCGATACCGAGGAGAGAATCGCCGGTCTTAACCACGAACTGGCCACTGTTTCCGAAACCTACGAATCTTTGAGCCAGGCATCCATGGAGCTGCGGCTTAAATACACCGCCTCCCACGCGGAGCTTGAAAACACGGCCAAGACCCTTGACCGGCTGAAACGTTTTCAGACAGAGGGCGCGGCCCGGCTGGAGCAGATCACCATTGACATACGGGTCAAACGGGAAAAAGCAACCGCCATCTGCAACGACATTGAAAAGCAGGAGGCCCTGCTCAGGGAACACTATGTCGTGTTAAAGGGGCTTGAGGAGGCGCTGGCGGAAAACGAGGCCGCCTATGAAAATATCGCCGCGAAAATCGTTGAAAGCGACCGGCGGTTTGCCGAGATTCGCAGCCAGCGGGACGAGAACGCCGAAAAGATCCGCTACCTGGAGATGGAACAGACCGACCGAAGGCTTCAGCGGGAGCACCTGGAGCGCCGCATTGAGGAGCGTTACGGCACCGCCTTTGAGGCGGCGGCCGGCCAGTATATTCCCCTGCTGGCAGAACTGGATAAGAGCGCCGAAGAGATGGAGGCCGAGCTGACCACCCTGCGCGAAAAGATCGCACGCCTTGGAGATGTAAACATGAGCGCCATCGAGGAGTTCGACCAGCAGAAGGAGCGGCTCGACTTTCTCACCCAGCAGCACGATGACCTGGTGACAGCCATTGAAGACCTGCACAAGGTGATCAACAAGATCAACCGGGTCTCCCAGGAACGGTTTCTGGAGACCTTCAACAGTATCAACCAGAAGATGGCCGAGGTCTTTCCCCGCCTGTTTGAAGGCGGCACCGGAGAACTGGTGCTGACCGATCCTTCAAAGCCACTGGAGACCGGCGTGGAGATGATGGTCCACCCGCCGGGCAAAAAGCTGACCCGTCTTTCGCTGCTTTCCGGCGGAGAAAAGGCCCTGTCCGCCATCGCGTTTATTTTCTCCATCTTTCTGCTCAAGCCCACCTCCTTCTGCCTGATGGATGAAATCGACGCGCCCCTTGACGAAGCCAATATCTACCGATTTAATGAACTGCTGAAGATCATCGGTGAAAAATCACAGATCATCATGATTACCCATAACAAGAAAACCATGGAGTTTGCCGACAGCCTCCTGGGGGTGACCATGGAAAAGAAGGGCATCTCAAAGATTGTGTCCGTGGACCTCACCAGGGAAACCACGCCACAGCAGGCGCCTGAATCGGCCCATTTGAACTGA
- a CDS encoding glycosyltransferase: MNTEKPLVSVLTTAYNTEKYIGAAIESVLAQTMTDFEFALRDDGSTDSTLEILKDYAKKDARIKIFSGSNTGMAAGTNELIKKARGTFIGLLDSDDLLAPTALEETVKVFQAIPSAGMVYTDHYDMAEDGTVRGLGFRCRIPYSKERLLIDMMTFHFRMFRRSTFDIVGLLDPSLEAAPDYDLCLRVSEQCQIVHLPRPLYLYRVHDKSISTSQRLDQINESKLVVEQALKRRGLDREYELFVQLSSKFTLVKKA, translated from the coding sequence ATGAACACCGAAAAACCACTGGTATCTGTTCTTACCACTGCCTATAACACGGAAAAATATATCGGTGCGGCTATTGAGAGCGTTCTGGCTCAGACCATGACCGACTTTGAGTTTGCTCTGAGAGATGACGGGTCAACCGACAGCACCCTGGAAATACTCAAGGACTACGCAAAAAAAGACGCCCGCATCAAAATATTTTCCGGTTCCAACACCGGCATGGCCGCCGGCACCAACGAACTGATCAAAAAGGCCCGGGGAACTTTCATCGGCCTGCTGGACAGTGACGACCTGCTGGCCCCTACCGCTCTTGAAGAGACGGTAAAGGTTTTTCAGGCCATCCCTTCAGCCGGCATGGTGTACACGGATCATTACGACATGGCCGAAGACGGCACCGTCAGGGGGCTTGGGTTTCGCTGCAGGATTCCCTACTCCAAAGAACGGCTGCTGATTGATATGATGACCTTTCATTTCAGAATGTTCCGGCGTTCAACCTTTGATATAGTGGGGCTGCTGGATCCCAGCCTGGAAGCGGCACCGGACTATGATCTCTGCCTGAGAGTCTCCGAGCAGTGTCAGATTGTTCATCTGCCCAGGCCCCTTTATTTATACAGGGTCCATGACAAATCCATCTCCACCTCCCAAAGGCTGGACCAGATAAATGAATCGAAACTCGTCGTGGAACAGGCTTTGAAACGGCGGGGCCTGGACCGGGAGTATGAACTCTTTGTTCAGCTTTCTTCAAAATTTACCCTGGTGAAAAAAGCCTGA
- a CDS encoding glycosyltransferase, which yields MKATSSPPKVSLLTPAYNNGAYIEETIKTVQLQTMEDFEYIVRDDGSSDNTLEIIKKYSESDPRIQVIAGNHAGISKGLNEMVEYSRGAYIGFLDGDDLLAPTALEETVAAFEANPDAGMVYTDYLEVSPDNRQWRYGKRCAAPYSPDRLLVEMMIFHFRMVRRTVFDRTGLFDPELDMAWDYDFCLRVSENFPIVHLPRPLYKYRVHEQNASTKMGYEQIDASRRAVEAALKRRGMDDQYRLKVEIFSRFQIRKKKKTPA from the coding sequence ATGAAAGCGACTTCATCCCCACCGAAAGTCTCCCTGCTGACCCCCGCGTATAATAACGGGGCGTATATCGAAGAGACCATTAAAACCGTACAGCTTCAAACAATGGAGGATTTTGAATATATTGTAAGGGATGATGGTTCAAGTGATAATACCCTGGAAATAATAAAAAAATATTCTGAATCTGACCCCCGGATACAGGTCATTGCCGGAAATCATGCAGGAATTTCCAAAGGCCTTAATGAAATGGTCGAGTACTCCCGGGGAGCATATATCGGCTTTCTTGACGGTGACGATCTGCTGGCCCCCACCGCCCTTGAGGAGACGGTGGCCGCGTTTGAGGCCAATCCGGATGCCGGCATGGTCTATACCGACTACCTTGAGGTTTCACCGGATAACCGGCAGTGGCGATATGGAAAACGGTGCGCCGCCCCCTACTCTCCGGATCGGCTGCTGGTGGAGATGATGATTTTTCATTTCCGCATGGTCCGGCGAACTGTTTTTGACCGAACGGGCCTGTTTGATCCGGAGCTCGACATGGCGTGGGACTATGACTTCTGCCTGCGGGTTTCAGAAAATTTTCCGATCGTCCACCTGCCCCGGCCCCTTTATAAGTACAGAGTTCACGAACAAAACGCGTCAACAAAAATGGGCTACGAACAGATTGATGCCTCTCGAAGGGCTGTGGAAGCGGCCCTTAAACGGCGGGGCATGGATGATCAATACCGGCTCAAAGTGGAAATATTTTCAAGATTTCAGATTCGAAAAAAGAAAAAGACTCCGGCATAG
- a CDS encoding radical SAM protein has translation MTTPLPPLDVWYCCDQTLCNFNCPYCAAGLVRSAHKGKMWAGNESAALYKKVIEWIAAQSGFEKGVRLQTFGEPFLCDAFLEGAAWLSHRANIRFVELVTNGSRLLQEYGPFAERAEADRITLWITYHATECDAETILKGALFAQSLGALVIINLLLFPQTLQAVLVMRDRCLEEGLKVHVDLGYLQQNIPIVHERPDIVSRLYQWPDVLAMHLTAAITPFGQACHAGQAFIRILENGYVAPCGPLGQGAGHPVRFGHVLDPDFHLAESLYKTPKACTHRAACRCKEEFLNFAVLQKKYVRQRSMGLVEPRDPGPATNDTDAIVGLGAAGLKLKKALIHHHRLTPPGSGQ, from the coding sequence ATGACAACGCCTCTTCCCCCGCTTGACGTCTGGTACTGCTGTGATCAGACCCTTTGCAATTTCAACTGCCCGTATTGCGCCGCCGGTCTTGTTCGCTCCGCCCATAAAGGTAAAATGTGGGCCGGTAATGAGAGCGCCGCTCTTTATAAAAAGGTAATAGAGTGGATCGCCGCGCAATCCGGTTTTGAAAAAGGGGTGCGGCTGCAGACCTTTGGGGAGCCTTTTCTCTGTGACGCGTTTCTCGAAGGTGCTGCATGGCTTTCCCACCGGGCCAACATCCGTTTTGTCGAACTGGTCACCAATGGTTCAAGGCTTTTACAGGAGTATGGGCCATTTGCCGAGCGGGCCGAAGCAGACAGGATTACGTTGTGGATTACCTACCATGCAACCGAGTGCGACGCGGAAACAATTTTAAAGGGCGCGCTTTTCGCCCAATCCCTTGGCGCGCTTGTGATTATCAACCTGCTGTTGTTTCCCCAGACACTGCAAGCCGTTCTGGTAATGCGGGATCGCTGCCTGGAAGAAGGGCTGAAGGTCCATGTTGACCTGGGGTATCTTCAACAGAATATTCCGATTGTGCATGAACGGCCGGATATTGTCTCCCGGCTCTATCAATGGCCGGATGTGCTGGCCATGCACCTGACCGCCGCCATAACCCCTTTTGGCCAGGCGTGTCACGCGGGCCAAGCCTTTATCCGTATTCTTGAAAACGGTTATGTTGCGCCATGCGGGCCCCTGGGGCAGGGTGCCGGTCATCCCGTTCGTTTTGGCCATGTTCTGGACCCGGATTTTCATCTGGCAGAAAGTTTATACAAAACGCCAAAAGCATGCACGCACAGGGCAGCGTGCCGGTGTAAGGAGGAGTTTTTAAACTTTGCGGTGCTTCAGAAAAAGTATGTGCGGCAGCGCAGCATGGGGCTGGTGGAGCCCAGAGATCCCGGACCCGCAACAAATGACACGGACGCCATTGTCGGCCTGGGGGCCGCGGGGTTAAAACTCAAAAAAGCATTGATCCATCACCATCGTTTAACACCGCCAGGGTCCGGGCAATAA
- a CDS encoding Bax inhibitor-1/YccA family protein, translating to MAEPIQARATQTQVVVNTFIRSVYNWMAVGLALTGFLAYYVAHNETMLRIVFGNQALFFGLIIAELGLVFYLSARIQKIEATTATALFIIYAMLNGVTLSFIFIAYTAASIASTFFVCAATFGVCSIYGMVTKKDLTSVGQFMFMGLIGIIIASVVNIFLRSPAMNMIISYIGVFVFVGLTAYDTQKLKHMALTQPEGLDPAVARKGAIMGALTLYLDFINMFLFLLRILGASRD from the coding sequence ATGGCAGAACCGATTCAGGCAAGAGCAACCCAGACCCAGGTTGTGGTCAACACCTTTATTCGCAGCGTGTATAACTGGATGGCCGTTGGCCTGGCCCTTACGGGCTTTCTGGCCTACTACGTGGCCCACAACGAAACCATGCTGCGCATTGTATTCGGAAACCAGGCCCTCTTTTTCGGTCTGATTATCGCCGAACTGGGGCTTGTCTTTTACTTAAGCGCCCGCATTCAGAAAATTGAGGCCACAACAGCCACGGCCCTTTTCATTATTTACGCCATGTTAAACGGCGTAACCCTTTCATTTATTTTTATCGCCTACACCGCCGCGTCGATTGCGTCCACCTTCTTTGTGTGCGCCGCCACCTTTGGGGTGTGCAGTATCTACGGCATGGTCACCAAAAAAGACCTCACCTCCGTGGGCCAGTTCATGTTCATGGGCCTTATCGGCATCATTATCGCGTCCGTGGTCAACATCTTTCTGCGCAGCCCGGCCATGAACATGATCATCAGCTATATCGGTGTATTTGTGTTTGTGGGCCTCACCGCCTACGACACCCAGAAGCTCAAGCACATGGCCCTGACCCAGCCCGAGGGGCTGGACCCGGCAGTGGCCAGAAAAGGCGCCATCATGGGCGCCCTGACCCTCTATCTTGACTTTATCAACATGTTTCTGTTCCTGCTGCGCATCCTGGGAGCATCGCGGGATTAA
- the arfB gene encoding alternative ribosome rescue aminoacyl-tRNA hydrolase ArfB, giving the protein MLTISRNIAIDENELTFKFIRASGPGGQNVNKVASAVQLRFDVAHSPSLPGPVKNRLIKLAGRRISEEGVLVIEAKRFREQGKNRQDAIDRLVALVARALVVPRARKKTAPTKASKRRTVDEKVYRGRVKQRRGRVRGEE; this is encoded by the coding sequence ATGCTGACCATCAGCCGAAACATTGCCATTGATGAAAACGAACTGACCTTCAAGTTCATCCGGGCCTCAGGTCCCGGGGGCCAGAACGTGAACAAGGTGGCATCCGCTGTTCAACTGCGGTTTGATGTGGCCCACTCCCCATCCCTGCCGGGGCCGGTGAAAAACCGGCTGATAAAGCTGGCGGGCCGGCGGATCAGCGAAGAAGGGGTGCTGGTCATCGAGGCCAAGCGGTTCCGGGAGCAGGGCAAAAACCGGCAGGACGCGATTGACCGGCTGGTGGCCCTTGTTGCCAGGGCCCTGGTTGTGCCCCGGGCGCGAAAGAAAACTGCGCCCACAAAAGCCTCCAAGCGGCGGACAGTGGATGAAAAGGTCTACCGGGGAAGGGTAAAACAGCGGCGGGGCAGGGTACGGGGAGAAGAATAG
- the lepA gene encoding translation elongation factor 4, whose amino-acid sequence MNRIRNFSIIAHIDHGKSTLSDRLIQVSGIVAARDFRDQILDSMDLERERGITIKSQTICLPYKAKDGAVYSLNLIDTPGHVDFSYEVSRAIASCEGALILIDASQGVEAQTVANLYLAVDHDLEIIPVINKIDLISADVERVMEQIEEDLGLDSSAAVKVSAKEGVGIEDLMETIVAKLPPPKGNLEAPLQALIFDSTYDDFRGTVIHVRVFEGKVKPGDMIMFMSNDSVYKVEEVGIFQIVRKPRKVLAAGEVGYIIAGIKSLSDTRCGDTITLKTNRCAAAMPGFREAKPVVFSSIFPIGSDEYEDLATAIDKLKLNDASLVYEKTSSLALGFGFRCGFLGLLHLEIVQERLEREYDQSLIITAPTVRYEVVYHDGTSMFIDNPELFPDPTLIQTTREPFIKASIIIPDKYMGAVMTLCMERRGISTTYHYLTGSRMEMVFELPLAEVMYDFYDKLKTVTQGYGSFDYEMLDYRDSRLVKLDILVNGERVDALSQLAHEDKAVERARHACKMLSEEIPRQMFKIPIQGAIGGKIISRETISALRKDVTAKCYGGDISRKRKLLEKQKKGKKRMKTIGKVAIPQSAFLAVLKSDQT is encoded by the coding sequence ATGAACCGTATTCGTAATTTCAGCATCATCGCCCACATCGATCACGGCAAGTCTACTTTAAGCGACCGGCTGATTCAGGTCTCCGGCATTGTGGCGGCCCGTGATTTCAGGGACCAGATTCTTGACTCCATGGACCTGGAGCGGGAGCGGGGCATCACCATCAAGAGCCAGACCATCTGTCTGCCGTACAAGGCCAAAGACGGGGCGGTTTACTCCCTTAATCTGATCGACACGCCGGGACACGTGGATTTTTCCTACGAGGTCTCCCGGGCCATTGCCTCCTGCGAGGGGGCCCTTATCCTGATCGACGCCAGCCAGGGTGTGGAGGCCCAGACCGTTGCCAACCTCTACCTGGCGGTTGACCATGACCTGGAGATTATTCCGGTGATCAACAAGATCGACCTGATCTCCGCGGACGTGGAACGGGTGATGGAACAGATAGAAGAAGACCTGGGCCTGGACTCCAGTGCCGCGGTAAAGGTCTCGGCAAAAGAGGGCGTCGGCATCGAGGACCTGATGGAAACCATCGTGGCAAAGCTGCCGCCGCCCAAAGGCAACCTGGAGGCCCCGCTTCAGGCCCTGATTTTCGACTCCACCTACGATGATTTTCGGGGCACCGTCATTCATGTCCGTGTTTTCGAAGGCAAGGTCAAACCCGGTGATATGATCATGTTCATGTCCAACGACTCGGTTTACAAGGTGGAGGAGGTGGGCATCTTTCAGATCGTGCGCAAGCCGCGCAAAGTGCTGGCCGCCGGGGAGGTGGGGTATATCATCGCGGGCATCAAGTCGCTTTCCGACACCCGGTGCGGCGACACCATCACCCTGAAAACCAACCGGTGCGCGGCCGCCATGCCCGGGTTCCGGGAGGCCAAGCCCGTTGTCTTTTCCTCCATCTTTCCCATCGGCTCCGACGAGTACGAAGACCTGGCCACTGCCATTGACAAGCTCAAGCTCAACGACGCCTCCCTGGTGTATGAAAAAACATCCTCCCTGGCTCTGGGGTTCGGCTTCCGGTGCGGGTTTCTGGGACTTCTGCACCTGGAGATCGTGCAGGAGCGGCTGGAGCGCGAATACGACCAGTCCCTGATCATCACGGCCCCCACGGTGCGCTACGAGGTGGTGTACCACGACGGCACCTCCATGTTTATCGACAACCCGGAACTTTTCCCGGATCCCACCCTGATTCAGACCACCCGTGAACCTTTTATCAAGGCCTCTATCATTATTCCCGACAAGTACATGGGCGCGGTCATGACCCTGTGCATGGAGCGGCGGGGCATCAGCACCACGTACCACTACCTGACCGGGAGTCGCATGGAGATGGTGTTTGAGCTGCCCCTGGCCGAGGTGATGTACGATTTTTACGACAAGCTCAAAACCGTGACCCAGGGCTACGGCTCCTTTGATTACGAGATGCTGGACTACCGGGATTCTCGCCTGGTCAAACTGGATATTCTGGTCAACGGCGAGCGGGTGGACGCCCTGTCCCAGCTGGCCCATGAGGACAAGGCCGTGGAGCGGGCCCGGCACGCGTGCAAGATGCTTTCTGAAGAAATCCCCCGCCAGATGTTCAAGATTCCCATTCAGGGCGCCATCGGTGGCAAGATCATCTCCCGGGAAACCATATCGGCCCTGCGAAAGGACGTGACCGCCAAGTGCTACGGCGGCGACATCTCCCGAAAACGGAAACTTCTGGAAAAGCAGAAGAAGGGCAAGAAGCGGATGAAGACCATCGGCAAGGTGGCCATTCCCCAGTCCGCCTTCCTGGCCGTGCTCAAGAGCGACCAGACGTAA
- a CDS encoding rhomboid family intramembrane serine protease gives MLPIRDSNPSRTVPVVNNTIIGICVVVFLIELGQGSGFDEFLYLYGLVPARYSVPEMAAYFSFFQQAFSFLSFMFLHGGFWHILFNMWVLYIFGDNIEDRLGHGRYAAFYLLCGLASGLAHMIPNIQSTVPVVGASGAIAGVMGAYFILYPRAKVLTLVPLLFIPLFFEIPAFFFLGFWFVMQVLSAAGSSGGIAGGGVAWWAHVGGFVAGIVLLRMFKVMPAQALSERPKNITTRRKSPRIQVIHPTGPGNEPNLYGDITITSLEGVTGATKTVNIPWGFQSRLYKVAVPPGTKPGATLRLKGLGRIASDGTRGDLFLKVNFM, from the coding sequence ACCATCATCGGCATCTGCGTGGTGGTGTTTCTGATCGAACTGGGGCAGGGCAGTGGCTTTGACGAGTTCCTTTATCTTTACGGGCTGGTGCCGGCCCGCTATTCCGTGCCGGAAATGGCCGCTTACTTTTCTTTTTTTCAGCAGGCGTTTTCTTTTCTCTCCTTTATGTTTCTGCACGGCGGGTTCTGGCACATCCTGTTCAACATGTGGGTCCTCTATATTTTCGGCGACAATATTGAGGACCGGCTGGGCCATGGCCGGTACGCGGCTTTCTACCTGCTCTGCGGCCTGGCATCCGGCCTGGCCCACATGATTCCCAACATTCAGTCCACGGTTCCGGTGGTGGGAGCCAGCGGCGCCATCGCCGGGGTGATGGGCGCCTATTTCATCCTCTACCCCAGGGCAAAAGTGCTGACCCTGGTGCCCCTGTTGTTTATTCCGCTGTTTTTTGAAATCCCGGCCTTTTTCTTTCTGGGGTTCTGGTTTGTGATGCAGGTGTTAAGCGCGGCCGGTTCCTCCGGCGGTATCGCCGGGGGCGGTGTGGCCTGGTGGGCCCACGTGGGCGGATTTGTGGCCGGCATTGTGCTGCTCAGAATGTTTAAGGTCATGCCGGCCCAGGCCCTTTCGGAGAGGCCGAAAAACATCACTACAAGAAGAAAAAGTCCCCGCATTCAGGTGATTCACCCCACCGGACCGGGCAACGAGCCCAACCTGTACGGCGACATCACCATCACCAGCCTGGAAGGGGTGACCGGCGCCACCAAGACCGTGAACATTCCCTGGGGCTTTCAATCCCGGCTCTACAAAGTGGCGGTACCGCCGGGCACAAAACCCGGCGCCACCCTCCGGTTAAAAGGCCTGGGAAGGATCGCTTCCGACGGCACCAGAGGAGACCTGTTTTTAAAGGTCAATTTCATGTAA